The nucleotide window TGCCCAGGCGCTTCCGGAGAACCACTGCGCACACCCCGTGGTCCCTCTGCCCCGGGGTCTCTCAGGAGCTTCCTCACACCAAGGGGCTCTGGAAATGGGGCCGAGTGTTTGGCTggccttcctcccccccccccttcctacctttcttccctccttttcttccttgtctccttccctccctccgtGAGAACGGAGTTAATATTCCTACCCAGATAGACATTTGGGAAAGGGTGGACGATCCCTTTCAATCCCATCCtccctctaagtaacctgaccacgagGTGCCGccgcctcctccctccctcccccccagccactatccaggcctaggaggaggaggaggaggggtgtCACATTGCACCCACGGGCCGGGTCCCGGTCCCGAGGGCTGGACTAGGCTAGGGCGGGGGCAAAAATTCCCGACCCAGCGAGCTGACCGACCTCAATTAAGCAGGGCCCCTCCGTGCCTCGGTTTCCCCGACGGCAAGAACAGGTGGGACTTCGGCGGCCTCTCCGCCTCCTCTGAACAAAGGCCTCCGCAGGCCCTCCAACTCCTGACTCCGGCGCTCAAGCACTCCCGAACGCGGTGGGCCCGAGTCCTGCCGAGGTCTGTCCCCAAACTCCTCTGGCAGCGTCCAGGCGGCAGCCGGGCTGCCTTCCATCCTTCCTGGCCTGGGCGGGGCCATCCCTCCCCCGTGCACAGATCAGGGACCTCCAACGGTGGAGGGCAGGCCGGGCAGCGTCACAAAGGAGCCCCCTGCACCCCGGTTAGCCGTGGGCGGCTTCCCCGCCCGCCAGCTGCTGCTTGCGTGCCCGTGGGGCCCAGGGCGCACTTGACCAAGCGCAGGCGGCGGCGCCGGCCCCGGACGGAGTAGGGCCTCACACGGGAGGGGGCGGGCGCGCTCCAGCctgcggcggcggtggcggcggcggcagccGGACCCAGAGCGCAGCGGGTGGGTGGCAGTGGCCCCCCGGATGGGAGGGGGAAGAGCTGGGCTCCGGCCACTGGGGCTGCCACAGTCCTGTCGAGCAGCCCCGCCGCGATCCCCACTCCctggccccgccccgccccgccccgccctgcCCTCCTCAGCCCGGCGTCGGATGGGACAGAACTTCGGTTCTCGGGCcggaagaaaagaaattggggaGAGCCTGGGGGAGGGGCCGGCAAAGCAAGCTGCGAGTGACGCtgggcgccccccccccccccaggaagcTTTGCCCTTCCTTCTCCGCGTTCCTCTATCTCTGTGCGGGAGGCTCCcggggggagagggagggtggCGGCCCGGAGCCAGAAGTCTCCGCCGCGTCTTTCCGCGGGGAAAGGAGCCTCCTGGCTGGCGGCGGGGGCCCAGCAAGCAGCTTAGGAAGGAAGCCACAGAGGCGCGGGGCGGGTGGCCAGACAGGGGCCCCGCTCCGTGCGCCAGGCCTTCTGGCGGCTCCGGGAAGAGCCACTGCGCGGGCAGCCCGCTGGCCATCTGCCCCGGCTTCCTCCAGCCTGTCTGCCCGGATCCGTCCCTCGCCAggctgggagctccttgagggcgaCAGCAAGCCGCCCCCCGCCTTTTTCTGGGATCCCCAGCACGTAGTAGGTGCTCACTAGATGTTGCCTGACTGTGgatggcaggcaggcagggagatcGACagaaggtgtgtgtggggggggggagcagacCGACAGCCACCGGGGCATCGCGGCGGCAGGCGGAAGGACACTGAGGAGCCCCCGGAGGTTGGCAGCCGGCCACGGGCTCAGCCGGggagtaaggggggggggggggagccggAAGGCAGGGGAAAAGCCGAGGCGGCCACAGGGCCGGGGAAAGCtaggacggacggacggacgcgTAGGCAGCGAGCGGCCCGCGGCGCGGCAGCCAGCCCAAGAGCTTTCCCCTCGCGCTCTCCCCAGGACCCAAGTGACTCCTTATTCCCTCTTGGCGACCTGCCTCCACCAGCGGCTCCCTGGAACACCCCGCCCGATTTCCCGATGGATGAAGAGAGCGACCTGCCGCAGCCGTGCCCCGAGCAGAGCTGCTGGGCCAGCCTGCCCGACGTGTGCCTGCGCCGGGTGTTCTGGTGGCTGGGGGACAGGGACAGGTCCCGGGCCGCGCTCGTCTGCAGGAAGTGGAACCAGACCATGTACTCCGCCGACCTGTGGCGGTGCCGAACCATCACCTTCAGCGGGAGGCCGTCCCGCTCGCACGCGTCCGAGTTCGAGTCGGCGCTCTGGTACGTGAAGAAGTTCGGCCGCTACCTGGAACACCTGGAGATCAAGTTCCTGAACCCGTACAACGCCGTCCTGACCAAGAAGTTCCAGGTGACCATGCGCGGCCTGCTGTCGTGCCTGGGCAAGAGCAACAGCCGCCTCAAGTCGCTGTCCATCCAGCACCTGGAGCTGGACCGGCTGGTGTGGCGCAGCAGCATCCGCACGTCCTTCGTCAAGAGCCTGAGCTTCTTCCTGAAGAAGGTGAGTAAGCACCTGGACTACTTGAACCTGAAGGGCGCGCGGCTGGCCGTGGAGCAGGGCTGCCACGTGCTCAGCTCGCTGAGCCACCTGCGCAGCGAGAGCTTCGCGTCCGAGCTCAACCTGGAGGACTACTTCAGCCACCACCTGGCCGTGTACAGCAGCCCGCAGTTCAACCAGACCATGGCCATGTTCCGGAGCCTGGTGGTGCTCACGCTCAACTACAACTGCATCTCGGACGAGCTGCTCGAGACGCTGGGCGAGAACAACGCCAGCTCGCTCTGGACCATCAACATCAAGTGCCACATCCACGACCCGCACGGCCAGGTCATCTGGGGCATGTCGTGGGCCAAGCTGGCCAAGCACGCGGCCAACCTCAAGGTCAACTTCTTCTTCGAGCGGGTCATGAAGCACGAGCGCCTCACGCGCATCCTGCTGCAGGAGATCCCGGTCCGCAGCGTCAGCCTCCGCAGCTGCTACTTCAGCGACCCCGACTGGTCCATGCGGCCGACCCTCACCGACCTGCTGCCCACGTACCGCCACACGCTGCAGGTACCCAGCGAGGGAGGGGCGGGGTTCTCTCGGCGCGTGCctctgtcctctctgtctctgtctgtcctctctgtctctgtctctatcctctgtttgtgtctctgtttctctctgtctctgtctgtcctctctgtctgtgtctctctgtctctgtcctctctgtgtgtctctctgtctctgtctctatcctctgtgtgtgtctctgtttctctctgtctctgtcctctctctcgctctgtgtctctctgtctcttggtctctctgtctctgtgtgtgtgtctctctctgtgtctctgtcctctctctgtgtgtctctctgtctctgtctctgtcctctgtgtgtgtctctctgtttctctctgtctctgtcctctctctgtgtctctctgtctctgtctctatcctctctgtgtgtctctctgtctctgtctctatcctctctgtgtgtctctctgtttctctgtctctgtcctctctctcgctgtgtctctctgtctcttggtctctctgtctgtgtgtgtgtgtctctctctgtgtctctgtcctctctgtgtgtctctctgtttctctgtctctgtcctctctctcgctgtgtctctctgtctcttggtctctctgtctctgtgtgtgtgtgtctctctctgtctcttcccccccccccccagcttcatACCCAGTGCTGCTAGCCTCTTGGCCTCAGCCAGAAAACCTGGCCTCCAGGAGCTACCTAGGTGACCGGGGCCagtctgtccctccctctgtgTGAGCCTCGGTTTCCCCTTCTGGGAGCCAAAGGGATCCAAGCCCCCTCCAAGCTGTCGTCGGAGGTCTCCGAGGCTGGTGTGGTGTGGCAGAAAGAGAGCTGGCCTCGGTTGGAGTCTGGCGAGGTCCCCCCCTCCACCTGGAACCGGGCCTTTCACCCAGGGGCCACCACTGGCCTTTGGGGAACCGACCTCCCAGCTGGAAAGCCACGGACGCTAGCAAGCAGGGCCACTCCGTTCCTCTGGGGCCTTTTTATCCATGAAACACCGGCTGGCAGCCAGGGGCCGGACCAAGCGCGGGGGAAAGGACGGACGTCCCCGGGCCCACAGGCTAGAGGGAAACCACTACAGCCAGGGAGGTCTGCGCAAGGCTTCCCGTAGAAGGCGGGTGGCAGGAAACCAGGGCAGCCGGAGGCAGAAACTGGGGCTGGGGAAGGTGGGCAGTGCCAGGCCTCTGGAGGACAGCCGGCCTCTCCCTCCCGGCCGGGGGCAGT belongs to Monodelphis domestica isolate mMonDom1 chromosome 8, mMonDom1.pri, whole genome shotgun sequence and includes:
- the FBXO39 gene encoding F-box only protein 39; protein product: MDEESDLPQPCPEQSCWASLPDVCLRRVFWWLGDRDRSRAALVCRKWNQTMYSADLWRCRTITFSGRPSRSHASEFESALWYVKKFGRYLEHLEIKFLNPYNAVLTKKFQVTMRGLLSCLGKSNSRLKSLSIQHLELDRLVWRSSIRTSFVKSLSFFLKKVSKHLDYLNLKGARLAVEQGCHVLSSLSHLRSESFASELNLEDYFSHHLAVYSSPQFNQTMAMFRSLVVLTLNYNCISDELLETLGENNASSLWTINIKCHIHDPHGQVIWGMSWAKLAKHAANLKVNFFFERVMKHERLTRILLQEIPVRSVSLRSCYFSDPDWSMRPTLTDLLPTYRHTLQKLTFEFNNNHESLDEELLHLILSCEKLFYFKIWAFLDVKFVERILQSQEEGKCMLRTLKVRIYTNRYETNEEDRMLRDIYRKYRDLIDTEFNYFVIAYPMM